One segment of Halomonas sp. TD01 DNA contains the following:
- a CDS encoding SDR family oxidoreductase, which translates to MRKGIALVVGATGITGGNLASYLVASGWTVYGLSRHASEQNGVIPVTADLLDASATQEALAGLPITHVFYCTWVGRENEKANVEANSAMMRNLFASLDDVNLEHASLVTGTKQYLGSFEAYGSGRIETPFRESEPRVPGDNFYYALEDVLFENAERQGFAWNVHRPHTVIGYARGNAMNMGTTLAVYASICKATGKPFIFPGSQIQWNALTDMTDALVLARQMEWAATTPGAANQAFNTVNGDVFRWRRMWREIGEYFGLEVVECSETTQPLDTQMAGIDDTWREIAEKHNLVEADVTKLASWWHTDADLGRDQECVNDTTKSRDFGFDHFRETRSAFFDLFDRLRAEKIIP; encoded by the coding sequence ATGCGTAAAGGGATTGCACTAGTCGTCGGTGCCACCGGAATCACTGGTGGCAATTTAGCTTCCTACCTAGTGGCTAGCGGTTGGACGGTTTACGGGCTATCACGCCACGCCAGCGAACAGAACGGCGTGATTCCAGTGACCGCGGACCTGCTCGATGCGTCCGCTACCCAAGAGGCGTTGGCCGGCCTGCCAATTACCCATGTGTTTTACTGCACTTGGGTCGGTCGCGAGAACGAGAAGGCCAATGTCGAGGCCAATAGTGCCATGATGCGCAATCTTTTCGCGTCGCTTGATGACGTTAATCTAGAGCACGCATCGCTGGTTACGGGAACCAAGCAGTATCTCGGTTCGTTTGAAGCCTACGGCAGTGGTCGCATTGAAACGCCGTTCCGCGAATCCGAGCCGCGGGTTCCTGGCGATAACTTTTACTATGCGTTGGAAGACGTCTTGTTCGAAAACGCCGAGCGTCAAGGCTTTGCCTGGAACGTTCATCGTCCGCACACGGTCATTGGCTACGCCCGTGGTAATGCCATGAACATGGGCACCACGCTTGCCGTCTATGCCTCAATTTGTAAGGCAACCGGCAAGCCATTCATATTCCCCGGTTCGCAGATTCAATGGAACGCACTAACTGACATGACTGACGCGCTGGTTTTGGCGCGCCAAATGGAGTGGGCCGCGACGACACCGGGAGCGGCGAATCAGGCATTCAACACGGTTAACGGTGACGTTTTTCGCTGGCGCCGTATGTGGCGTGAGATTGGCGAGTACTTCGGCCTTGAAGTGGTCGAATGCTCTGAAACGACGCAGCCGTTAGACACACAGATGGCCGGGATCGACGACACTTGGCGTGAAATTGCCGAGAAGCACAATCTGGTCGAGGCTGATGTCACTAAACTTGCCTCATGGTGGCATACGGATGCCGATCTGGGCCGTGACCAGGAGTGTGTCAACGATACTACCAAGTCACGCGATTTCGGTTTCGACCATTTCCGCGAGACCCGCAGCGCCTTCTTCGACCTATTTGATCGCCTACGTGCTGAGAAGATCATTCCCTAA
- a CDS encoding extracellular catalytic domain type 1 short-chain-length polyhydroxyalkanoate depolymerase, whose product MPRTSGSQDRLTDLKEFGADPGSLHADTYIPKNFSKNGPLVVVLHGSTQSAEGYDLGSGWSALADECGIALLYPEQRQSNNPISSFNWFKSGDSRRGEGEPLSIRHMIEQVVDDHEIDPGRVFITGMSSGGAMTSVMLATYPEVFAGGAIIAGLPYRSADNLMEAVVRMKGFGGPSDSKLDELVRGASTFDGPWPTISVWHGGSDATVDHSNADSIVRQWQKVHKVEGPPTRVEEVDGFPRQVWSNPDKREVIEEYIIEGMGHGTPIMTDGEEGLGEEDKYMLEVGISSTRHIAYFWGLTESVKSS is encoded by the coding sequence ATGCCGAGAACTTCAGGTAGCCAAGATCGTCTGACCGATTTGAAAGAGTTCGGAGCGGATCCCGGGTCGTTGCATGCAGACACCTATATTCCAAAGAACTTCTCTAAAAATGGGCCCCTTGTCGTTGTACTTCATGGCAGCACCCAGTCGGCAGAGGGCTATGATCTAGGGTCAGGTTGGTCGGCGCTTGCCGACGAATGCGGGATAGCACTTCTGTATCCAGAGCAAAGGCAAAGCAATAATCCGATCAGCAGCTTCAATTGGTTTAAGTCTGGCGATAGCCGCCGAGGCGAAGGCGAGCCACTGTCTATTCGTCATATGATCGAACAGGTCGTTGATGATCATGAGATCGACCCTGGGCGGGTTTTTATTACAGGGATGTCTTCGGGCGGCGCCATGACCTCTGTGATGCTGGCGACTTATCCAGAAGTGTTTGCGGGAGGCGCGATTATCGCCGGGTTACCTTACCGCAGCGCTGACAATTTGATGGAAGCGGTCGTTCGCATGAAAGGATTTGGCGGCCCGTCAGATAGTAAGCTCGATGAGCTGGTACGTGGAGCCTCGACATTCGACGGCCCTTGGCCAACGATCTCGGTCTGGCATGGCGGCAGCGATGCAACCGTCGATCATTCCAACGCCGACTCTATCGTTCGGCAGTGGCAGAAAGTTCACAAGGTTGAAGGGCCGCCGACAAGGGTGGAGGAGGTTGACGGCTTTCCTCGACAGGTTTGGAGCAACCCTGACAAGCGGGAAGTGATCGAAGAGTACATCATCGAAGGAATGGGACACGGCACGCCGATTATGACTGATGGGGAAGAGGGGCTTGGTGAAGAAGACAAGTACATGCTGGAGGTTGGCATTTCTTCGACCCGTCACATCGCATATTTCTGGGGCCTTACTGAGTCCGTGAAAAGTTCCTAA
- the lhgO gene encoding L-2-hydroxyglutarate oxidase, producing MYDYIIIGGGILGLSTAMQLIRAYPDKKMLLVEKEDGPARHQTGHNSGVIHAGVYYTPGSLKARFCLEGNLATKAFCDEHSIAYDECGKLLVATNDLELQRMKALWERTEANGLERYWLKAEELHEREPNITGVGGIFVPSSGIVNYAEVAAAMGREFEAAGGEIRYATSVTGLSERTNEVVVSTSQGDFSTRYMVSCSGLMADRVVRMLGIEPDFTICPFRGEYFRLPTQHNQIVNHLIYPIPDPSMPFLGVHLTRMIDGSVTVGPNAVLAWKREGYRKTDISLSDTLAMLRHSGIRQVLKDNLRPGLSEFKNSLYKKGYLQQVRKYCPSLTLADLEPYPAGVRAQAVSNDGKLVDDFLFVNTPRTVNVCNAPSPAATSAIPIGAYIVEKVKQQVGDSAAVVS from the coding sequence ATGTACGACTACATTATTATCGGGGGCGGCATTCTTGGGCTGTCGACGGCCATGCAGCTTATCCGCGCCTACCCTGACAAGAAGATGCTGCTGGTTGAGAAAGAGGATGGCCCTGCCCGTCATCAAACAGGCCACAACAGTGGCGTGATTCATGCAGGGGTTTACTACACGCCCGGCAGCCTAAAGGCGCGCTTCTGTCTAGAGGGAAACCTCGCCACCAAGGCGTTTTGTGACGAACACAGCATTGCCTACGATGAATGCGGCAAGTTGCTAGTCGCCACCAATGACCTCGAGCTTCAGCGCATGAAGGCCCTGTGGGAGCGCACGGAGGCTAATGGCTTGGAGCGGTATTGGCTGAAAGCAGAGGAACTGCACGAACGTGAACCTAACATCACGGGCGTCGGTGGTATCTTTGTCCCCTCCAGCGGCATCGTCAACTATGCTGAAGTGGCTGCTGCCATGGGCCGTGAGTTCGAAGCCGCTGGCGGTGAGATTCGCTACGCCACGTCGGTGACCGGCTTAAGTGAACGAACCAACGAGGTGGTGGTTTCCACCAGCCAGGGCGATTTTTCTACCCGCTACATGGTGTCCTGCTCAGGCCTGATGGCAGACCGAGTGGTGCGTATGCTAGGTATCGAACCGGACTTCACTATCTGCCCGTTCCGCGGCGAGTACTTCCGTCTTCCCACGCAGCACAATCAAATCGTCAACCATCTGATCTACCCAATTCCTGACCCTTCGATGCCGTTTCTTGGCGTTCACCTAACGCGCATGATTGACGGCAGCGTGACGGTCGGCCCCAACGCGGTACTGGCCTGGAAACGTGAAGGCTATCGAAAGACCGACATCTCGCTTTCCGATACGCTAGCCATGCTGCGCCATAGCGGCATTCGTCAGGTGCTGAAAGACAACCTACGCCCAGGGCTTTCCGAGTTTAAGAACTCGCTCTATAAAAAAGGCTACCTTCAGCAAGTACGTAAGTACTGCCCGAGCTTAACGCTGGCAGATCTTGAGCCTTACCCAGCTGGCGTGCGTGCCCAGGCGGTGTCCAACGATGGCAAGCTGGTCGATGACTTCCTGTTCGTCAACACGCCGCGTACTGTCAACGTGTGTAACGCACCCTCGCCTGCGGCGACGTCTGCCATTCCCATTGGGGCGTATATCGTAGAGAAAGTTAAGCAGCAGGTTGGCGATAGCGCCGCCGTAGTGAGCTAA
- the glaH gene encoding glutarate dioxygenase GlaH, with translation MNAPATIPAQQHYGFTLGRSPQSDRLLQLSFPKETVQAFLDAVSEWPVQALEYKSFLRFRVAKILDDLCKNTLQPVLIDTMVDRDTGAFLVTPEGLDQVEQADNMVIFATAVSHLMGRSNYDAMSGQYYARFVVKNVDNSDSYLRQPHRVMELHNDGTFVEQDTDYVLMMKVDEQNMQGGNSLLLHLDDWEGLDTFYPHPLARRNMRWTAPPSKNVDRDIYHPVFDVDTEGRPIMSYIDQFVQPKNFEEGNWLANLSDSLEGSQHKLSIPVSTGSFLLINNHFWLHGRDRFTPHPDLRRELMRQRGYFTHAKTLRQPRQV, from the coding sequence ATGAACGCTCCAGCCACTATCCCCGCACAGCAGCATTATGGTTTCACCCTTGGCCGCTCACCGCAGTCGGACCGCTTACTGCAACTGAGCTTCCCAAAAGAGACAGTGCAAGCGTTTCTTGACGCCGTGTCGGAATGGCCGGTTCAGGCACTGGAATATAAGTCTTTCCTACGCTTCCGGGTGGCCAAGATTCTTGATGACCTATGCAAGAACACCTTACAACCGGTGTTGATCGATACCATGGTGGATCGGGATACGGGTGCATTTCTGGTCACGCCAGAGGGGCTGGATCAGGTCGAGCAGGCAGACAACATGGTGATATTCGCCACGGCAGTGTCTCACCTAATGGGACGCTCCAATTACGACGCCATGAGCGGCCAGTACTATGCGCGTTTTGTGGTGAAGAACGTTGACAACTCAGACAGTTACCTACGTCAACCGCACCGTGTTATGGAGCTGCATAACGACGGTACGTTCGTGGAACAGGACACCGACTACGTGTTGATGATGAAAGTCGACGAACAGAACATGCAAGGTGGCAACTCACTACTGCTGCACCTCGATGACTGGGAAGGGTTAGACACGTTCTACCCTCACCCACTGGCGCGTCGTAACATGCGCTGGACCGCGCCGCCCAGTAAGAATGTTGATCGCGACATCTACCACCCCGTGTTCGATGTGGATACCGAGGGTCGCCCGATCATGTCTTACATCGACCAGTTCGTTCAGCCGAAGAACTTTGAGGAAGGTAACTGGCTAGCCAATCTTTCTGATTCGCTGGAAGGTAGTCAACATAAGCTATCGATTCCGGTATCTACCGGCAGCTTCCTACTTATTAACAATCACTTCTGGCTACATGGGCGTGATCGCTTCACCCCGCACCCTGACCTACGTCGTGAGCTGATGCGTCAGCGCGGTTATTTCACTCATGCCAAAACGCTGCGCCAGCCGCGTCAGGTATAA
- a CDS encoding DUF4011 domain-containing protein: MPNQETSVLEIHATLVEKINFACHQSAFAVLRELQIENLNEEQTLSDLSIVLEASPAFLKQKTWTVDRLAAGGRLALKDRDLELDGGFLLGLTESMRGMVTLSVRQGEEVLTERAMPVELLACNEWGGAGYMPELLAAFCTPNDPAVDRLLGQASQILRKAGKPDQINGYESGSREQVWLMASAIYTAMIGMQLGYAMPPASFENNGQKVRLPNQIESAKVATCLDTTLLFAAALEQAQLNPLVVLTKGHALVGLWLEKEDLASVVVDEAETLRQRIPLQELILIETTLTTQHPAPPFSKAVESGNKQVALDKDSEFIAAVDIRRARAHRINPISLTSQLENAVNASDETATFEPFLEEAPSLPSSTVHIEEDVFEDSPGGRLERWQRKLLDLSARNPLLNQKPNKTSLPLVCGDPAALEDVLATGARISIAPFPRLQAQDQDEDIHRQRTGEDLKDEYSRDALAKKQVLVDLTKEELEKRSVDIYRRAQTSLKEGGSNTLFLAVGFLLWKPNDKGNRRYRAPLILLPVSLERKSVRSGVKMVASDDEPRFNTTLLELLKKDFAIEIKGLTGALPEDESGVDVVSIWNRVRHAIKDVPGFEVVEDVVLGHFSFAKYLMWKDLMDRSEALKESPVVKHLLDTPREPYESDIRFVDAKDIDREYTPADLLTPLPVDSSQMSAIATADRGKDFVIIGPPGTGKSQTIGNLIAHMLGKGKKVLFVSEKTAALEVVHRRLKDIGLGQFCLELHSNKAKKTDVLDQLRTSWNSASQLSVSDWKAEGERLKTLRDRLNHVVNALHQRRGNGLTAHYAMGIKIRDADLAVKVKLSWPSADAHDEKQLEQLHEMAELLRVQASAVGNLVDHPLRAVSNHDWRPQWQEDVVSVARQLQVSAGKMKQDVSALEKALGVSLGTLNLAKLSAVAECGQVLLDAYRQQASFALEPDAPDRLDALEEAVIQLKAYIATQEKLSCTYAPLAWKNLDAAALGTAWKAANETWWPKRWFAKRSVVKQMREGGAQGAPNPDNDIPVLKQLRETGDNIDRLDGVLKGLRGWDAYNSDPEAMDALKLLGNRARVAVGKLADDAESLAMLRGKIRTLLYDANDLLAPEAPVGRVINDVKATFEAFTALKSQFEVLIGSTLDEHLSAEKPALEALSAQCQEIVDHHISLKDWCAWVRRRSEALDYQLGPLVEAIESGSVAAAEIEEVFEAAYCTWWSSALIGEDDVLRTFSSPEHEAAIHNFRELDTRFSELTAHYIAANLAGGIPDQEGIQKSSSWGVLRHELQKKMRHKPVREMMETIPDAITSLAPCLMMSPLSIAQFLSPGQALFDVVIFDEASQITVWDAVGSLARGKQVIVAGDPKQMPPTNFFGRSDDDPDGDVDGEGDLESILDELMGASIPQRVLNLHYRSRRESLIAFSNSRYYDNSLVTFPAPVHPDKGVSLVRPEGFYARGKARHNQGEAKAIVAEIVRRLTSDDEAVRRQSIGVVTFNTEQQSLIEDLLDKARGEDPGIEWAFSDDELEPVFVKNLETVQGDERDVILFSITYGPDEAGHVTMNFGPLNRNGGERRLNVAMTRARSEMMVFSTLSPERIDLSRTAARAVADLKHFLEYAERGASALGAATHGSVGDFESPFEIAVARSLQEKGWVVHPQIGVSAYRIDMGIVHPDKPGIYLAGIECDGAMYHSSAYARERDKVRQGMLEGLGWTLFRVWSTDWWTNRAKAIDALDAALSQQLEKARSNS; this comes from the coding sequence ATGCCGAACCAGGAAACTTCTGTACTCGAGATCCACGCGACGCTGGTGGAAAAGATCAATTTTGCCTGCCACCAAAGTGCGTTTGCGGTGTTACGGGAATTACAGATTGAGAACCTGAATGAAGAGCAGACTCTCTCTGATCTTTCCATTGTGCTAGAAGCATCGCCCGCTTTTTTGAAGCAGAAGACCTGGACGGTGGATCGGCTGGCAGCGGGCGGGAGGCTGGCGCTAAAGGATCGGGATCTTGAGTTGGATGGAGGTTTCCTGTTGGGGCTGACGGAATCCATGCGCGGAATGGTGACGCTTAGCGTTCGTCAGGGTGAGGAGGTCTTGACGGAGCGGGCAATGCCGGTGGAGCTACTGGCCTGCAACGAGTGGGGTGGCGCTGGCTACATGCCTGAACTGCTGGCAGCGTTTTGTACCCCCAACGACCCTGCGGTAGATCGGTTGCTGGGTCAAGCCAGCCAGATTTTGCGTAAGGCTGGCAAGCCGGATCAAATCAATGGCTACGAGTCTGGCAGCCGCGAGCAGGTATGGCTCATGGCCTCGGCGATTTATACCGCCATGATTGGTATGCAGTTGGGCTATGCGATGCCGCCCGCCAGTTTCGAAAATAATGGCCAGAAAGTTCGCCTGCCCAACCAGATTGAAAGCGCCAAGGTAGCCACTTGCCTGGACACCACCTTACTGTTTGCAGCCGCTCTTGAGCAGGCCCAGTTGAACCCGTTGGTGGTGCTTACCAAGGGGCACGCGCTTGTGGGGCTATGGTTAGAAAAGGAGGATCTTGCCAGCGTGGTGGTTGATGAGGCGGAAACCTTACGCCAGCGGATCCCCCTGCAAGAACTCATCTTGATTGAAACGACCTTGACCACGCAGCATCCCGCCCCGCCTTTTTCCAAGGCGGTGGAGTCAGGGAATAAACAAGTGGCATTAGACAAGGACAGCGAGTTTATTGCGGCGGTGGATATCCGCCGAGCGCGTGCTCACCGTATCAATCCGATTAGCCTGACGTCTCAGCTGGAAAACGCTGTCAATGCGAGTGATGAAACCGCCACGTTCGAGCCGTTTTTAGAAGAGGCACCCAGCCTGCCTTCATCAACGGTGCATATAGAAGAGGACGTATTTGAGGATTCGCCTGGTGGTCGGTTAGAGCGTTGGCAGCGCAAACTTCTCGACCTCTCGGCACGCAACCCATTGCTTAACCAAAAGCCAAATAAAACCAGCTTGCCACTGGTTTGTGGAGACCCCGCTGCACTTGAAGATGTATTGGCCACCGGTGCGCGTATTTCTATTGCGCCGTTTCCGAGGCTTCAGGCTCAAGATCAGGATGAGGATATTCATCGCCAACGCACGGGTGAAGATCTTAAGGACGAATACTCACGTGATGCACTGGCTAAGAAACAGGTGTTGGTGGATCTCACTAAAGAAGAGCTAGAGAAGCGCTCGGTGGACATTTACCGCAGGGCGCAAACCTCCTTAAAAGAAGGAGGCTCTAATACGCTGTTTCTGGCGGTAGGTTTTTTGCTATGGAAGCCGAACGATAAAGGTAACCGTCGTTATCGTGCCCCGTTAATTCTGCTACCGGTCTCGCTTGAGCGTAAGTCGGTGCGTAGTGGCGTGAAGATGGTTGCTAGCGATGATGAGCCTAGGTTCAACACCACGCTGCTGGAACTATTGAAGAAAGATTTTGCTATCGAGATCAAAGGCCTTACTGGCGCATTGCCCGAAGATGAGAGTGGCGTCGATGTGGTCAGCATCTGGAACCGCGTACGTCATGCCATTAAGGATGTGCCTGGTTTTGAGGTGGTCGAAGACGTTGTGCTGGGACATTTCTCCTTCGCCAAGTACCTGATGTGGAAAGATCTGATGGATCGCTCGGAGGCGCTGAAGGAAAGCCCCGTAGTGAAACACCTACTAGATACGCCACGTGAACCCTACGAAAGCGATATTCGTTTTGTCGATGCCAAGGATATCGACCGCGAGTACACCCCCGCCGATTTATTGACGCCTTTACCGGTGGATTCGTCCCAAATGTCGGCGATTGCCACGGCGGATAGGGGCAAAGATTTTGTCATTATCGGGCCGCCAGGTACTGGTAAGAGCCAGACCATCGGCAATCTGATTGCCCATATGTTGGGCAAAGGTAAAAAAGTACTGTTTGTTTCCGAGAAAACTGCCGCGCTGGAAGTGGTGCACCGTCGCCTGAAAGATATTGGCCTGGGGCAGTTCTGTTTGGAGCTGCACTCCAATAAAGCGAAGAAAACGGATGTATTGGATCAGTTGCGTACTTCCTGGAATAGCGCTTCTCAATTATCAGTGAGTGACTGGAAGGCAGAGGGAGAGCGCCTTAAAACGCTGCGTGATCGTTTGAATCATGTCGTCAATGCCCTACATCAGCGCCGTGGTAACGGCCTAACGGCGCACTATGCCATGGGCATTAAAATACGCGATGCCGATTTAGCCGTGAAGGTGAAACTGAGCTGGCCCAGCGCTGACGCTCACGACGAAAAACAGCTGGAACAGCTGCACGAAATGGCTGAACTGTTGCGCGTGCAGGCGAGCGCCGTGGGGAATTTGGTCGATCATCCACTGCGTGCTGTCAGCAACCACGATTGGCGTCCCCAATGGCAGGAAGATGTGGTGAGCGTCGCGAGGCAGTTGCAGGTCAGTGCAGGAAAAATGAAGCAGGATGTGTCGGCACTGGAAAAGGCGCTGGGCGTTAGCTTAGGCACGCTAAATCTGGCCAAGCTTTCGGCTGTGGCGGAATGCGGCCAAGTGCTGCTAGATGCCTATCGCCAGCAAGCCTCTTTCGCCCTGGAACCCGATGCGCCGGATCGTCTTGATGCGCTGGAAGAAGCGGTTATACAGCTTAAAGCTTATATCGCTACCCAGGAAAAACTCAGCTGCACCTATGCACCACTGGCTTGGAAAAACCTGGATGCAGCGGCGCTAGGCACTGCCTGGAAAGCCGCCAACGAGACGTGGTGGCCCAAACGCTGGTTTGCCAAGCGTAGTGTGGTGAAGCAAATGCGTGAAGGGGGAGCCCAGGGTGCTCCAAATCCCGACAATGACATTCCAGTGCTGAAGCAGTTACGCGAAACGGGCGACAATATTGATCGCTTAGACGGTGTACTGAAAGGTTTGAGAGGCTGGGACGCTTACAATTCTGACCCCGAGGCCATGGACGCTTTGAAGCTACTGGGTAACCGTGCCCGAGTAGCTGTGGGTAAGCTGGCCGATGATGCAGAGTCGCTAGCGATGCTACGGGGCAAGATTCGCACACTGCTCTACGATGCCAACGATTTGCTGGCGCCGGAAGCGCCGGTAGGGCGGGTGATTAATGATGTTAAAGCAACGTTTGAGGCCTTCACGGCGCTCAAAAGTCAGTTTGAAGTGCTGATTGGCTCAACGCTGGATGAGCATTTATCTGCCGAAAAGCCCGCTTTGGAAGCATTGAGCGCTCAGTGCCAGGAAATTGTCGATCATCATATTTCTTTAAAAGACTGGTGTGCCTGGGTACGTCGCCGTTCCGAAGCGTTGGATTACCAGCTTGGGCCACTGGTAGAAGCGATAGAAAGTGGCAGCGTAGCGGCCGCTGAGATCGAAGAGGTCTTCGAGGCAGCTTATTGTACGTGGTGGTCGTCAGCACTGATTGGTGAAGATGATGTGCTACGTACGTTCTCATCCCCAGAGCATGAAGCCGCCATCCACAATTTCCGCGAGTTGGACACTCGGTTCAGCGAGCTAACGGCCCACTATATCGCGGCAAATTTGGCGGGCGGTATTCCGGATCAGGAGGGTATCCAGAAAAGCTCTTCCTGGGGCGTACTGCGCCACGAACTGCAGAAGAAAATGCGCCACAAGCCGGTTCGGGAAATGATGGAAACCATCCCGGATGCGATCACCTCCTTGGCTCCCTGTCTCATGATGTCACCGCTCTCTATTGCGCAGTTTCTTTCGCCAGGGCAGGCATTGTTTGATGTGGTGATTTTCGATGAGGCCTCTCAGATTACCGTGTGGGATGCGGTTGGATCACTCGCTCGCGGTAAGCAGGTCATTGTCGCGGGGGACCCAAAACAGATGCCGCCGACCAATTTCTTTGGCCGCTCTGATGATGACCCTGATGGCGATGTGGATGGGGAGGGCGACCTGGAGAGCATTCTGGACGAGCTAATGGGGGCCAGTATTCCTCAGCGGGTATTGAACCTGCATTACCGTTCACGCCGCGAGAGCTTAATCGCATTCTCTAACAGCCGTTACTACGACAACTCTTTGGTGACGTTCCCTGCTCCCGTGCACCCGGATAAAGGCGTTTCGCTCGTGCGTCCAGAAGGTTTTTATGCCCGTGGTAAAGCACGCCATAACCAGGGCGAGGCCAAAGCAATTGTGGCTGAAATCGTTCGGCGACTAACCTCCGACGATGAAGCGGTGCGTCGCCAGTCTATCGGTGTGGTGACCTTCAATACCGAACAGCAGAGCTTGATTGAAGACCTGCTCGATAAAGCGCGCGGAGAAGACCCTGGTATCGAGTGGGCATTCTCCGACGACGAGCTGGAGCCAGTGTTCGTGAAAAACTTAGAGACGGTGCAGGGGGACGAGCGAGACGTGATCCTCTTTAGCATCACCTACGGCCCAGACGAGGCGGGGCATGTCACCATGAACTTCGGCCCGCTAAACCGCAACGGCGGCGAGCGGCGATTAAACGTGGCCATGACCCGCGCCCGCTCTGAGATGATGGTGTTTTCCACTTTGTCGCCAGAGCGTATCGACCTATCCCGCACCGCAGCTCGCGCGGTGGCAGACCTGAAGCACTTCCTGGAATATGCCGAACGCGGTGCCTCGGCACTGGGCGCCGCCACTCATGGCTCAGTGGGTGACTTTGAGTCGCCGTTTGAGATTGCGGTTGCCAGAAGCCTGCAAGAAAAAGGCTGGGTCGTACATCCGCAAATCGGCGTTTCGGCCTACCGTATTGATATGGGCATTGTTCACCCGGATAAACCAGGCATCTACTTAGCGGGCATCGAGTGTGATGGCGCTATGTACCACAGCTCTGCGTATGCTCGTGAACGCGACAAGGTGCGCCAGGGGATGCTGGAAGGGCTAGGCTGGACACTATTTAGAGTATGGTCAACGGACTGGTGGACGAATCGAGCCAAGGCGATAGATGCATTGGATGCAGCCTTGTCGCAGCAGTTGGAAAAAGCTCGATCAAATAGCTGA
- a CDS encoding LysE family translocator produces MSIEIWFAFALASVALLAIPGPTILTVVSYSIAQGRRANIPLVAAVALGDSTALIFSLLGLGAVLAVLAASAFWFTVIKWIGGLYLLYMGIKLLRAGISSVQPVTPAVSGARWKLFTNTYLVTALNPKGIIFFVAFLPQFVNPGANAGQQLWILAVTFVALATLNATLYAVFATSVRKMLTSRRAQRRFNVVGGTLLSSAGVWALLAKRPA; encoded by the coding sequence ATGTCTATCGAAATTTGGTTTGCCTTTGCGCTTGCATCCGTGGCCTTGCTCGCTATTCCTGGGCCGACGATTTTGACGGTTGTCAGCTACTCCATCGCCCAAGGCCGGCGGGCTAATATCCCACTTGTCGCAGCGGTTGCTCTAGGCGATTCCACGGCGCTGATTTTTTCGCTACTAGGCTTGGGTGCTGTTTTGGCTGTTTTGGCTGCTTCGGCGTTTTGGTTCACCGTTATTAAGTGGATCGGCGGTTTGTACCTGCTCTATATGGGAATAAAGCTGTTACGTGCTGGTATTTCATCGGTTCAGCCGGTAACACCCGCCGTATCAGGGGCGCGCTGGAAGCTGTTCACCAATACCTATTTGGTCACGGCACTGAACCCAAAGGGCATCATCTTTTTCGTCGCCTTTTTGCCGCAATTTGTTAACCCTGGTGCTAATGCGGGGCAGCAGTTGTGGATTTTGGCAGTCACGTTCGTGGCGTTAGCGACACTCAATGCCACGCTTTACGCGGTGTTCGCCACATCCGTGCGCAAGATGCTTACCTCGCGCCGCGCCCAGCGCCGTTTCAATGTCGTGGGGGGAACACTGCTCTCTTCGGCGGGTGTCTGGGCACTGCTGGCTAAGCGGCCTGCGTAA
- a CDS encoding tyrosine-type recombinase/integrase yields the protein MFSYNLQKKTRDLALFNLAIDSKLRGCDLVNLRVRDIAHGACISPRAIVMQQKAHRPVQFEITEQTRIAIIDWILLAQLRSEDFLFPSRINSAKHLSTRQYARIVKAWVTEIGLDPSMYGTHTMRRTKASLIYRRTKNFRAVQLLLGHTKLESTVRYLGIEVDYALEMAEQTEV from the coding sequence GTGTTCAGCTACAACTTGCAAAAAAAGACACGAGATCTTGCCCTCTTCAATTTAGCCATCGATAGCAAGTTACGGGGCTGCGATCTCGTCAATTTACGGGTACGGGATATAGCTCATGGTGCGTGCATATCTCCACGAGCCATTGTGATGCAGCAAAAGGCACATCGGCCTGTCCAGTTCGAAATTACCGAGCAAACTCGAATCGCTATTATCGACTGGATACTGCTTGCTCAGCTCCGAAGCGAAGACTTCCTGTTTCCCAGCCGAATCAATAGCGCAAAGCATCTTTCAACGCGCCAATATGCCCGTATTGTAAAAGCCTGGGTCACCGAAATAGGTCTAGATCCGTCAATGTATGGCACGCACACGATGCGTCGTACAAAAGCTTCGCTGATATACCGCCGCACGAAAAACTTTAGGGCAGTGCAACTGCTCCTGGGTCACACGAAGCTGGAAAGCACCGTCAGGTATCTAGGGATAGAGGTTGATTACGCGTTGGAAATGGCAGAACAGACAGAAGTTTGA